The following nucleotide sequence is from Deinococcus aerius.
CTCCTGCCCGGGGTGCGGGCGCACCACCTCCACCTTCTTCCAGCACCTCGCCCAGCAGATTCAGGACCATATCCGGGACGCGATGCCCGAGTGGAAGGCGAAGTACCCCGGTGTGGAGGAGATGCAGGTCGCCGTCATGGGCTGCATCGTGAACGGCCCCGGCGAGAGCAAGCACGCCAACATCGGGATTTCCCTCCCCGGCACCGGCGAGGACCCCCGCGCCCCCGTCTACCAGGACGGCAAGCTCCTCACGACGCTGAAGGGCCCGCGCATCGTCGAGGACTTCAAGGAGCTGCTGGAGCGGTACGTGGAGGAGCGGTACGGGCGGGAGCGGGCGGGGGTCTAGGTGCCTGAGGATATGCCGGGGGTCTGGGTTTTTATGGGTCTGCGGGCACAGCACCCAGCGGCGGTTTTCACCACTCTGGAGAAAGGGGAAGCCTGGGTGCGCAAGCACGGCCTTGAGGGCATGCTCACCTGGTATCCGCTTGACGTGAGCGTTTTCGATTGGGTGGTCGCGAAAGGCAAGTTCAGGCCCAAGCTCCATCAGCAGACGCCGGAGTTTCTGGCGCAGTTCTCCTCGGCCTCCCAGCCCCACCGTCATTACGAGAACCCGGAGCCTCCCCTGACCTCGGACGAACATTGATTCTGTAATCATGTCCCCCATGAACATCTGGGGCACCGGTCCATTCGAGAACGAGGTCGGCGCGGCTTTCGCGCAGGAGGTCGTGCAGGACGGCGCCTTCGCCCTCGCCGAGGCGTTTGACGTGGCGCTCGACCCCGATACGGATTTCCTCGCCGCCGAGGAGGGCTGGAGGACGCTGGCCGCCGCCGAGGTGCTGGTCGCGGTCCTGACGGGGGAGACGGCGGGCATGACGGACGCCGCGCTGCGCGCCTGGGTGGCGGAGGCGGACCCGGTCAGGCTGGAATTGCTGCGTGAGACGGCCCGTGAAGCCGTCGCCCGTGTCCTCGCCCCCGACAGCGAACTCCCCGACCTGTGGGCCGAGGGCGAGGACGCAGAGGCGTGGCGGGCGGACGTGCGGCGGTTGCTGGACGCGCTGGAGTAGGGCCTCGCGCGCGAACTCCCCGTGACGGGCGCAAGTAGGGGAAGTTCGCGCAAGCCGGAAAGCCCGCCCAGCACGCGCCGCGTGTTCAGCGCCAGAGTTCCGTGCGTACGAAACTGGACGGCGGGTGCCGGGTTCGCGCAGAATGCGAAGCGGAACGTG
It contains:
- a CDS encoding DUF7710 domain-containing protein gives rise to the protein MPEDMPGVWVFMGLRAQHPAAVFTTLEKGEAWVRKHGLEGMLTWYPLDVSVFDWVVAKGKFRPKLHQQTPEFLAQFSSASQPHRHYENPEPPLTSDEH
- a CDS encoding DUF4259 domain-containing protein; its protein translation is MSPMNIWGTGPFENEVGAAFAQEVVQDGAFALAEAFDVALDPDTDFLAAEEGWRTLAAAEVLVAVLTGETAGMTDAALRAWVAEADPVRLELLRETAREAVARVLAPDSELPDLWAEGEDAEAWRADVRRLLDALE